A stretch of DNA from Microlunatus sp. Gsoil 973:
CTGGTGATCATACAACCGAGGTCTGCCGACGGAAGGTTGGCGGGAGATCTCCGGTCGGACACACCCACGCACAAGATCAGGACGGTTGACATGATGCGGCCTTGCACGCCTTGAAACCCGGCTGCGGCGTTCGTCACTCCCGGGCCACGTACAGCGCGCCTGGTTCGAGACACCCGAACACTCTTCGAACGCTGCCGCTCGATCCGGCCTCGCTGCGTCTCCTCGATGCCTTCGTGAAGACTCTCTCCGAGCATCCCGGAGACGAATTCTGATGGAGACATCCACGCCGAGCTGCAGACCCCTCCGGTCGCGGCTCTCACCGAGCACGCGAACCCGAACCCAAACTCACGTTCGAAACCATCGAAGCTGCGCTGATGCAGGTGGCCAGAAGCCTTGGATCACGATCAGAGGTCGCTCGTGGCAACGACGAAGCACTCAACGCCCTGCACCGGATGCTCGGCGGCTATCTGGGATTGACGACCGACGGGCACAGGACGCGATGGATCAACTCGGGTGAATCGGGTGTTGGTCAGTCCCGGCCGAGCCTGGAGGCCACCGGGCAGACGAACGGGTCCCGGGCGGCGAGCCCGACCCGGTTCAGGTAGGAGATCACCGTCGCGTAGGACCGCGCCAGGGACACCTCGGTGTACGGCACACCCAGATCTTGGCAGTGAGCCTTGACGAGCTGCCGGGCGCGAGCCAGATGCGGCCGCGGCATCGACGGAAACAGGTGATGTTCGATCTGATAGTTCAGGCCACCCATCAACACGGTCGGCCAGAACCGGCCCTTGATGTTTCGCGATGTGAGCACTTGGCGGCTCAGGAAGTCCAGTTTCGTACCGGCCGGGATGATCGGCATCCCCTTGTGGTTCGGCGCGAACGTGGCTCCCAGGTAGATCCCGACGACCGCCAGCTGCACCCCGAGGAACGCCAGTGCCAGACCCATCGGCAGCACCCAGAACAGCAGGCCGAGGTAGAGCAGGAAGCGACCCGTGATCAACCCCAACTCCAGCCATCGACTCTTCGCCGGACTGGCCGGGCTCAGCAGGAATCGCACGGAGGCAAAGTGCAGGTTGATGCCCTCCAGGGTCAGCATCGGGAAGAACAAGTAGCCCTGTTTGCGGGCGATCATTGCACTCAACCCTCGACGACGTTCAGCTTTCGCTTCGTAGAACGCCAGCGCCTCCCCCTCGATGTCGGGGTCCTTGCCGATCCGGTTGGGGTTGGCGTGATGCCGGCTGTGCTTGTTGGTCCACCAGGAGTGACTGATGCCGGCCAACGCTGTTCCCAGGAGCTGGCCGACGCGATCATTGGTCTTCCCCGTTGTGAAGATCTGCCGATGGGCGGCTTCATGACCCAGGAACCCGAACTGACTGAAGATGACGCCCAGCACGGCAGCGATCATCAGCTGCCACCACGAATCGCCCAGCAGCAACAGCCCAGCGATCGCTCCACCCAGCGCCAAGATCAGCCCGGCGGAGAGCAACAGGTAGAACCCAAGGGTCCGGCCCAACAAACCTTCCTCACGCACCCGGCGGGTCAGATCGGTATAGGAGCTGGCCAGGTGCCGGCCGGTCCCGCGATCCCCAGACATCTGACCAACCGGGCGGCCATCCGCCAGCCGCCCGGACGTTCGCCGGGTCCGGCCAGGCACGGCAGTCTCACTCATCAGCTCCTCCAAACGCGCGGGCTCGATCCGAGTCAGCCCCATGCCCCTCGCCACCGATACCTGTAGGTACCCGCACAACCAGACTGCTACCTCATGCCGACCGTCCAATTGCGACGACTTGGCCAGATGAACCTAGCCGATTGCCCAGCCGTGATCATGATCCGACATGGCCAGTATCCGATATTGCCTCGCATGCCGGATCCGGATCCGAACCCGGCTGCACCGACGTGGTCGGGTGGCCGATGATCATGCGGAAGGCGGAGCAGTTCGGGTCAGACGATCCAGGCGGGCGGAACCGGCTCTCCGGGGCCATCGGCGGAGATCGGTGTGGCCGAGCCTTGCGAGCCGCCACAGACGACGAACAATGCTCCGGACTCAGTGCCTATCTGTCGCGAGACATCAGCCGGGATGACCACGGTGTCGCCGGCCGACAGATCGATGGCTTCGGTGTCGACGCAGACGCGCGCTGCACCATCCAGCAGATGCCACGCCTGCTCGACATCGAAGCTGTGCCGCGGGCCGCGTTGGCCGGCACGCAAGCGGACACGCCACAGACTCAGCATCTTGGTGCCGCCCTGCGTGGGCGAGGCGAGGGTCGTCATCGAAGCGTTCGGCGTCTCGGTGACGCGGGCATCCGATCGGGCGATCTTGGCAGCGGGCATGGTGTGGACTCCAGTAGTAGACAACAACGTTGTCTATCACGGTACGCATTCAGATGCAGTATCGTCAACCTGGTAGTCGATCTGGAGGTGTGTCGGTGAGCGAGCCGGGATGGCGGGTCGTACTGCTTCTGGCCGGTGCGTTCCGTGACAGCATCGACGCGCTCCATCAGGAACTCGCCGAACAGGGCCATCCTGAGGCGCGGCCGATGCACGGCTTCGCTCTCCAGGCAATCGGGCCCGACGGGTGCACGATCAACGAACTCGGCCAGCGTCTCGGAGTCTCGAAGCAGGCGGCAGCGAAGACCACAGTCAGCCTCGAGAAGGCTGGGTACGTCGTCCGGGACGCGATGCCCAGCGACCGGCGGGCGGTCCTGCTCCGTCGCACGCCCCGCGCCGAGGAGCTGTTGGCGGCCAGTGCGGTCGGCTTCGAGCGGGTGATGGCCCGATGGCGGCGACAGCTCGGCGTGGCCCGCTTCAAGGCGATGGTCGAGTCACTCGCCGACGTCGCCGGCCAACAGCGGGTCGGCGATCTCCCCGGCTGGCTCACCCAGCGGTCCTCGACGAGGGGATGAGGATCAGCCGTTCAGCGGGATTGCCTCGCTCCGGGCGGGGAGTGTCGGGTGACGGCTGATTGGAAAGACCGCCGACCCGTCTGGGTCGTCAGCTGGGTATCACACGGGTCGTGTCGTCCACCACCTGTCCGGGCGGGACACGCGCGTCGTCCCTGATGATGCTGTAAAGCACTCCATCGTGCCATTCACCACCTCGAAAACTTGCGTGCCGGAGGGTGCCTTCCAGTTCGAAACCTGAGCCCTCCAAGGCCCGGCGCTCAGCGATATTCCCTATTTCCGTATAAGCCTCGATCCGGTCGGGCAAGCTTTGGGAGAACAGATAGCTGATGATGAGCTGATGAGCTCGGGTCCCGATCCCCCTGGCCCCGGACGCCGCGAGCCAGCTGGATGCCAAGACTCCAGCAGGGCCGGCCGAACCACTGTTCTCGCGACCAGGTCACGAAGCCGGCCCGTTCCTGAGCCACGGTGACCAGGAGAATCCCGCCAGCGTCGTTGATGAGGTTGGGCGATGACTCCCAACGCCGACGCCATTCACGAGGATCTCGATAGCCCTACCACATGAACGAACCCTCATCTGCTGGATCGGTGATCAGGTCCTGCAGGAAGGACAGATCCTCTTCGCCGATTGCGCGCAAGGCCACGTCTTCAACACCCACGTCTGGTGACATTAGCGCCGATCACCCGCGGGTCGATCGTCGACCGGGATCGAGATTCCGAAGGCCGCGAAACTGCATGGCGCCGCTGGTTGATCAATTGATGGAGATCATCGAACTCCAAGCGGGCCGGGCCTCCGAGCCGTATGACCACTCGTCGTACGCCTGGCGGCTCGCCGCCGGCCGAGAACACGGTCAAGACCTTGCTCCGAGTCTGACGAGGGCTGTGGCCGACCTGTCGGGATACTCCCCCGTGGTGTCGGCCTTGGTCGAGCGGTTGCGGTTGCTGTCTGCCGACGCCCCACCACCACGAGAAGCACCGGACATGGTCCATGCCGATTTCAAGCCGGACAACGTCCGGGTTCGTGACGGAGCGGTGGTGGCGGTCGTCGATATCGGGAACGCCGGTAGCGGCACGCGAGCAACTGATCTCACCACCCTTCGGTGGTACACCTTCCAGGATCGGCTGGACTGTGCCCGAAGTCGGCTGTGGACGAGAATCCTCGACCTGATCGGCTGGGAGCAGGCGGCGGTGCTCACTGCGACACAGATCCTCACCAAGCTCGAGTTCCCATTCGTCACAGCGTCACGATGACGTCCCCGAAGTGATCAACCGGGGCCATCGCACCCTCGATGAGTTGAGTGGCCTTCGCTGACTGTTCCCGGTGGAGATGGTTCGCGAGACGCGAACGTCCGGCCGTGCTACAGCCCGTCAGATTCCAGAGCGGCTGCCACTCGCTCCGACGCGGGGCATTCCGGGGCCCCGAACGATCGTAGGGTCAGCTCTTCGGCGAGCAAGATGTAGCGGGTTGCTGTTGCGATGCGGATCTCGTCGGTCAGTACGGGCGCTTCTCCTTCACCGCGGAACCCTCGCTCCACCATCCACTCTCGCAGTGGCTCCTTATCGAGTGCTCGCTGATCCTCACCGGTTCGAAAGAGTTCCTCGTAGGAATCTGCGTACCAGTAGCGCGAACTGTCGGGCGTATGGATCTCGTCGATGAGCACGATCTCGTCATCCAGCAGTCCGAACTCATACTTGGTGTCAACCAGGATCAGTCCATGCTGTGCGGCAATCTCCGCGCCACGGGAGAACAGCCGGAAGCAAACTTCGGCACAGCGGTCGAACAGCTCCGCAGTCACGAGCCCTTCGGCGATTGCGTCGGCACGACTGAGGTTTCGATCATGTGGTTCGAACTTCGTCGTCGGTGCCAGGTGTCGACGACGCGTGAAAACTGGGCGGTAATCGGCGGGTGAAAACTGAGCACCCCGAGTACGCCTTGGGATGTGATCACGTTGGAAGACTGGGCCGAGATTCGTCGGCTGCATAAGTCGGATGGGCTGTCGAAGGCTGCGATTGCTCGACGGCTCGGGATCTCTCGGAACACGGTGGCCTCGGCGGTGGCCTCGGATGTTCCGCCGAAGTATGAACGGCCGCCGAGAGGATCGGCGGTCGACGCCGTCGAGCCGCGGATCCGCGCGTTGTTGGCGGAGCATCCTCAGATGCCGGCGACGGTGATCGCGGAACGGATCGGTTGGACGAGATCGTTGACGATCCTGAAGGACCGGGTCCGGCAGTTGCGACCACTGTTCCTGCCACCGGACCCGGCTGACCGGATCGACCATGCCCCGGGCGCGGTGGCGCAGTGTGATCTGTGGTTCCCACCGGTGCCGATCCCGGTGGTCGGCACTCGTCCTGGCCTGACCCGGATCTTGCCGGTGTTGGCGATGACGTGCGGCTACTCCCGGTTGACCGATGCGGTGATGATCCCGTCGCGGCAAGCGGGTGACATTTTGGCCGGGATGTGGGAGATCATCGGCGGCTGGGGCCGGTGTCCGCGCAGCCTGCTCTGGGACCGCGAAGCCGCGATCGGCGGCACCGGCCGATTGACCGCTGAAGCCGCTGCATTCGCCGGAACGCTCGGGGTGCGGATCAAGCTAGCCCCAGCCAGGGATCCGGAGACCAAGGGGCTGGTCGAACGCCGGAATGGCTACTTCGAAACGTCGTTCCTGCCCGGACGGAGCTTCACTTCGCCGCTGGACTTCAACGCCCAGATCGCCGACTGGCTGACCGGCCGCGCGAATGCGCGGCATCTGCGGTCGATCGGGACCAGCCCCGCCAGCCGGTGGGTGGCTGATCGGGCCGCGATGATCGCGTTGCCACCGGTCGCCCCGGCGGTGGGTTTGACCGGCAGGGTCCGGTTGGGCCGGGACTACTACGTGCGGATCGCCGGGAACGACTACTCGGTGGACCCGCGCGCGATCGGCCGGTTCGTGGACTGGATCGCCACCCCGGTGTTGATCACCATCAGCTGCGCCGGGCAGATCGTCGCCACTCATGAGCGGGTCTGGGCCTCCGGTGCCACGATCACCGATCCCGCTCACCGCGACACCGCCCGCATCCTGCGGGCCGATTTGGCCATCCAGCGGCAACGCGAAACGGGCCGCCGCAACGTCCGGTCGCATCCGGACGGGCATGTGGTCGCGATCCGCGCACTGCCCGACTACGACGCCTTGTTCGGCGTCGACTTCGATCCCACACCTGGCTCTCCAGGTGGCGGATCCTCAACCACGGAAGGGAACATCGGATGACAACCTCCACAACGAGCAGCCGCCACAAACCAGCCAAGCCAGAGCCCGGTTCCAAGACCAACGCCAACATCGACTCGAAGCTGGCCTACCTGACCCGGGTGTTGAAGACCCCAACGATCGGCCGGGTTTGGGAAGACCTCGCCGCCCAGGCTCGCGACCTGTCCTGGTCCCACGAGGAATACCTCACCGCGGTCCTGGAACGCCAGGTCGCCGACCGCGAATCAGCCGGCACCATCATGCGGATCCGGACCGCCCACTTCCCCCAGGTCAAGACGCTGGAGGACTTCAACCTCGACCACCTGCCCTCACTCCGCAAGGACGTGCTGGCACACCTGGCCACCGCCATGTTCATACCGAAAGCCGAGAACGTGGTCCTGCTCGGACCGCCCGGCATCGGCAAAACCCACCTGGCGATCGGACTCGGGATCAAGACCGCCCAGGCCGGCTACTCGGTACTGTTCGACACCGCCACCAACTGGATCGACCGGCTCGCCCGCGCCCACCACGCCGGCCAACTCGAAGCCGAACTGAAGAAGATCCGCCGCTACAAACTCATCATCATCGACGAAGTCGGCTACATCCCTTTCGACACCGACGCCGCCAACCTGTTCTTCCAACTCGTCGCATCCCGCTACGAACAGGCATCGATCATGGTCACCAGCAACCTGCCCTTCGGCCGCTGGGGCGAGACCTTCTCCGACGATGTCGTCGCCGCCGCCATGATCGACCGACTCGTCCACCACGCCGAAGTCCTCACCCTCTCCGGCGAGTCCTACCGCACCCGCGCCCGCCGCGAACTCCTCGCCAAAGACCGCGACAACTGACCAGCAGGTGCTCAATTTTCAGCCGTCGCTACCTGCTCAATTTTCAGCCGCCGTTGACACCAGGATCGGGCCGGCAACTGCTCATTCCTGCGAAGTCCATCAGCGAGCGACGATATCGTGTTGATCGCTGACCGCAGTGTCGACGCCCGAAAGCAAGGCACAGAATGGACAGCGGTAGCCGGATGGCTCATGTCCGAACATGACACAGATCTTGCAGGTCGCCAACCGATGCCGCAGGAGGATCCCGTCCTACAACGACGTCAGCGGTCGTTGGCGCATGGCGGCCAACAGGTTGGGCAAGCCGAAAGGATGAACGATGTCCACCGACCAGCCCGCTCCGTATCCTGACCTGGACGCGGACGAGCGGACCACACTCCGGCAATTCCTTGATCACTATCGGCGTCGAGTGCTCGGCAGGTTCCAGATGTTGACCGACGAGCAAGCACGCTCCAGGACCCTCCCGGCAACCGACCTGACACCCGCTGGACTCGTCAAGCATCTGGCTCACATGGAAGACCACTGGTTCACCGCCCGGGTGGGGGTGGCGATCTACCCGAGCCGTGGGCATCGGCACCGCTCGACGACAAGCCGGACTGGGACATGCGATCTGCTGAGAACGACACGGTCGCCGAGGTTGCTGATCTCTATCTCGAGGCATGGGCGCGCAGCAGGGCTGTTGCTGAACGTCTCACCAGCCTGGACAGCAAAGCTCCGCGACCCTCCTTCGGCAAGGGACCGGTCACCCTCCGCTGGGTGATGGTCCACATGCTCGAGGAGACCGCCTGTCACGCCGGGCATCTGGACTTGCTCACCGATCCCCTGCGCACGGGCCGCGCGTCACAACCTGCAGGCACCATCCAAAGCTGACGGGTCCGTCGGCCCGGCCCATCGAACCCCGCAGCTTCAGTCCCAACGCGTGGCCTTCTCATCGAAATCCGACGTGTGTGGAGTGATCACGCAGAACACCAGGCCACCGGGGTCAACCATCTGCCAGTACCG
This window harbors:
- a CDS encoding phosphotransferase codes for the protein MSADHPRVDRRPGSRFRRPRNCMAPLVDQLMEIIELQAGRASEPYDHSSYAWRLAAGREHGQDLAPSLTRAVADLSGYSPVVSALVERLRLLSADAPPPREAPDMVHADFKPDNVRVRDGAVVAVVDIGNAGSGTRATDLTTLRWYTFQDRLDCARSRLWTRILDLIGWEQAAVLTATQILTKLEFPFVTASR
- a CDS encoding cupin domain-containing protein — translated: MTTLASPTQGGTKMLSLWRVRLRAGQRGPRHSFDVEQAWHLLDGAARVCVDTEAIDLSAGDTVVIPADVSRQIGTESGALFVVCGGSQGSATPISADGPGEPVPPAWIV
- the istB gene encoding IS21-like element helper ATPase IstB, with the translated sequence MTTSTTSSRHKPAKPEPGSKTNANIDSKLAYLTRVLKTPTIGRVWEDLAAQARDLSWSHEEYLTAVLERQVADRESAGTIMRIRTAHFPQVKTLEDFNLDHLPSLRKDVLAHLATAMFIPKAENVVLLGPPGIGKTHLAIGLGIKTAQAGYSVLFDTATNWIDRLARAHHAGQLEAELKKIRRYKLIIIDEVGYIPFDTDAANLFFQLVASRYEQASIMVTSNLPFGRWGETFSDDVVAAAMIDRLVHHAEVLTLSGESYRTRARRELLAKDRDN
- a CDS encoding MarR family winged helix-turn-helix transcriptional regulator, encoding MSEPGWRVVLLLAGAFRDSIDALHQELAEQGHPEARPMHGFALQAIGPDGCTINELGQRLGVSKQAAAKTTVSLEKAGYVVRDAMPSDRRAVLLRRTPRAEELLAASAVGFERVMARWRRQLGVARFKAMVESLADVAGQQRVGDLPGWLTQRSSTRG
- the istA gene encoding IS21 family transposase; the protein is MITLEDWAEIRRLHKSDGLSKAAIARRLGISRNTVASAVASDVPPKYERPPRGSAVDAVEPRIRALLAEHPQMPATVIAERIGWTRSLTILKDRVRQLRPLFLPPDPADRIDHAPGAVAQCDLWFPPVPIPVVGTRPGLTRILPVLAMTCGYSRLTDAVMIPSRQAGDILAGMWEIIGGWGRCPRSLLWDREAAIGGTGRLTAEAAAFAGTLGVRIKLAPARDPETKGLVERRNGYFETSFLPGRSFTSPLDFNAQIADWLTGRANARHLRSIGTSPASRWVADRAAMIALPPVAPAVGLTGRVRLGRDYYVRIAGNDYSVDPRAIGRFVDWIATPVLITISCAGQIVATHERVWASGATITDPAHRDTARILRADLAIQRQRETGRRNVRSHPDGHVVAIRALPDYDALFGVDFDPTPGSPGGGSSTTEGNIG
- a CDS encoding acyl-CoA desaturase; translation: MSGDRGTGRHLASSYTDLTRRVREEGLLGRTLGFYLLLSAGLILALGGAIAGLLLLGDSWWQLMIAAVLGVIFSQFGFLGHEAAHRQIFTTGKTNDRVGQLLGTALAGISHSWWTNKHSRHHANPNRIGKDPDIEGEALAFYEAKAERRRGLSAMIARKQGYLFFPMLTLEGINLHFASVRFLLSPASPAKSRWLELGLITGRFLLYLGLLFWVLPMGLALAFLGVQLAVVGIYLGATFAPNHKGMPIIPAGTKLDFLSRQVLTSRNIKGRFWPTVLMGGLNYQIEHHLFPSMPRPHLARARQLVKAHCQDLGVPYTEVSLARSYATVISYLNRVGLAARDPFVCPVASRLGRD
- a CDS encoding DUF664 domain-containing protein; the encoded protein is MVHRPGGGGDLPEPWASAPLDDKPDWDMRSAENDTVAEVADLYLEAWARSRAVAERLTSLDSKAPRPSFGKGPVTLRWVMVHMLEETACHAGHLDLLTDPLRTGRASQPAGTIQS
- a CDS encoding phosphoribosylaminoimidazolesuccinocarboxamide synthase translates to MQPTNLGPVFQRDHIPRRTRGAQFSPADYRPVFTRRRHLAPTTKFEPHDRNLSRADAIAEGLVTAELFDRCAEVCFRLFSRGAEIAAQHGLILVDTKYEFGLLDDEIVLIDEIHTPDSSRYWYADSYEELFRTGEDQRALDKEPLREWMVERGFRGEGEAPVLTDEIRIATATRYILLAEELTLRSFGAPECPASERVAAALESDGL